Proteins from one Setaria italica strain Yugu1 chromosome V, Setaria_italica_v2.0, whole genome shotgun sequence genomic window:
- the LOC101775018 gene encoding 40S ribosomal protein S10-1, with protein sequence MIISKKNRREICKYLFHEGVLYAKKDYNLAKHPKLDVPNLEVIKLMQSFKSKEYVRETFSWQYYYWYLTNDGIEYLRTFLNLPSEVVPNTLKKSSKPPSRPFGSGPPGDRPRGPPRFEGDRPRFGDRDGYRGGPRGAPGDFGGEKGGAPADFQPSFRGSRPGFGRGVGGAFGAGGSSME encoded by the exons ATG ATCATCTCCAAGAAGAACCGCCGCGAGATCTGCAAGTACCTCTTCCACG AGGGGGTCTTGTATGCCAAGAAGGACTACAACCTGGCTAAGCACCCAAAGCTTGACGTGCCCAACTTGGAGGTCATTAAGCTCATGCAGAGCTTCAAGTCAAAGGAGTATGTCAGGGAGACCTTCTCCTGGCAATACTACTACTGGTACCTGACCAACGATGGCATTGAGTACCTCCGCACCTTCCTCAACCTGCCATCAGAGGTTGTGCCTAATACCCTCAAGAAGTCCTCCAAGCCCCCGTCCCGTCCCTTCGGCTCTGGCCCACCGGGTGACCGCCCCAG GGGTCCCCCTCGTTTTGAGGGTGACAGACCAAGGTTCGGAGACAGGGATGGTTACAGAGGAGGTCCACGTGGTGCTCCAGGTGATTTTGGTGGTGAGAAGGGTGGTGCTCCTGCAGACTTCCAGCCATCTTTTAGG GGTAGCAGACCTGGCTTTGGCCGTGGTGTTGGTGGCGCTTTTGGTGCTGGGGGATCTTCCATGGAGTGA